The segment AAACTGTCTCACTCATCAGGTAGAAAGATAAGGCCACAGGTGTGTAAGCACTATGAGGCCATGTGAAGATGAGAAGAAAAGCTGTTTGCCACGTGCTGCAGTGATGCTGCCATCTCCACCACTTAAGAAAACACGACCAAAGAGACCAGTGGTGTCAGCAGGAGCAGAAGTCCAGCACTCGTGCTGCTGGCGCTGTTGCAGAAGTTCCCCTGACAGCACCTAACTTCTTCTCCAATGATGTTTGACATCAGTGCAGACGTTGTATTTGAGCAGACCAACTTGGAGGCACAGCCTTTAACGGCCACCTTTTCATTTCCTATATTCACTGAGAAATTGAAAATAATGTTAGTGTGTGATCTGTCAGTTTTAATACAGCATCCCTCTGAGCAGAGGGAATATGTGGAGCAGAGTTAGATGTTTATATCATAGGCCGGTTACCTTTTGTTGAGATGCAGTAGTCCTCATTCCCGTCACAGTTCAGAGTTGCGGTGCATGATTGTCCATCACAGGTGAAGCACTTTTTGCCGTTTGGATTGGATTTGGTGGGCTCTGTAATACAGAACATACATTGTTCGTATTAGGTGTAGAGGGGGATTGAGGGGTGACTGTAATGTCCTGTTCTTCTTCAGTGCATTTTTAAATCCCTTTTAATGGACTTTTGTTGGTCTTTCCCTGCTGATGAGCAGCTTACATATGAACAGATATACAAAATCCACCTAAtggccagaataaatgttggcactgttcatttctgcaaaccacagatatgttacatttctaCATTTGTTTAGTGGACACATTGAAACTATGTTtcagcaatgctgtggttaacatgtgatTAGGTTCAGGAACAAAACGTCAGCTCATATACAACGGCACTTTAGAAACAGTGATGTGTTAGCctgcatatgaaatgtacaaatgtaatgtatccatggtttgcaaaaatgtgcaatgccaacattttcttctggcaactgagATGCCAGTTGTCTGTTCATGgactgatgatgtgatgattttGAAATACAGGAAAATGTGACTCTTTTTACAGTAAGCTATGTAACAGGTAaggtaataaaacaaaattgatTTAAACCTGGaaattctgtctgtctgcctctctctcacacacactaactGTATTGTGACAGTTGGGGGTATCTTGCCCGTGGGCTCTACTGTAACAAATGGTGACTGACAGAAAAGTAATCTTCCTCATACTGGCTCTGGTCTTGGAATTTGAGTCTCCTTGTGTCTCTTTCTACATCTGCTCCAAACATATTGTCTCAGGTTCTGATAGATGGACTGGCATCATCACTTCTCAATACCTACATTCACATTGTCTCTATGGAACaagacataaataaatgacttgtatctgttaaaaatgtattgGCTTAGTCAGTAAAATCAgagttattttaaaataatgaaacaagtcattatttGATATCTGAAACATGAACTTTTACGCTCTGTAGTTTTCAGTTTTTACAGCTTTTTGTTCATACTTTTCAATAA is part of the Epinephelus fuscoguttatus linkage group LG8, E.fuscoguttatus.final_Chr_v1 genome and harbors:
- the LOC125893771 gene encoding urokinase plasminogen activator surface receptor-like produces the protein MHLLTLILGIVLLPKAYSLKCYECISGASGTCTDTIKECPSQCVAVRVISYAGGSKLADINSKGCAVAEECVEASANFGSAKTVITSKCCTSALCNAQPAPEPTKSNPNGKKCFTCDGQSCTATLNCDGNEDYCISTKVNIGNEKVAVKGCASKLVCSNTTSALMSNIIGEEVRCCQGNFCNSASSTSAGLLLLLTPLVSLVVFS